The Deltaproteobacteria bacterium genomic interval CAGCGGCTACACCATTCGTTCATTGTGGCGGGGCAGGGTCATAGGTTCGATGCCACCAAAGAGCGTGCATCAAACCAGAACCTTCGCGTGATCATCGGTCGCATGAAGGAGCGAGTTCTTTCGTTTGTCGATGCAAGCAACGCCAGCGCGGTGGCCAAGGCAAAGCACTACATCTCCGCGCTCGATTCGCAGTTGGAAGCGTGCGATAGGACGGACGAAGTGATCAACAAGATCGACTCACCGGCCTGGCGTGGGGAGCGAAGGTCGCCGTGAGGTCTAACCCTTCGTTGCACCCGACGGCCTACAGCGGGCTTCGCCCGCTTCCGTCCGCGGGTGAACTCAAACGTTAGACAGACATGCAACAAATAGTGTACAATGACAACAAGACATCGTAGGACGTTGCAAGCCATTTTCGAGAATCCTGTACGAGCGAATATCCCTTGGGTCGATATGGAGAGTCTGCTGCGCGCATGTGGAGCGGAAATCAGTGAGGGGCGAGGGTCCAGAGTACGTATTGCCCTCCATGGTGTGCGTGCGGTGTTTCATCGTCCCCATCCACAGAAAGAAACGGACAAAGGCGCGGTAGTGTCGATGCGCCGTTTTCTCACAGAAGCAGGAATAGAACCATGATGGCATACAAAGGATATCTTGCCCATATTACCTTCGACGAGCAGGCGAATCTTTTCCATGGTGAGGTCGTCAACATTCGGGATGTTGTGACGTTTCAGGGACAATCCGTCGATGCGCTCCGCCAGGCATTCGCCGACTCTATTGAGGACTATCTGTCGTTTTGCACCGAGCGCGGGGAAGCGCCAGAGCAACCCTTCTCCGGACGGTTCACAGTCCGCCTGTCGCCGGAACAGCATCGCAAGGTCATTCTTGCCGCCGAGCAGGCGGGCAAAGACATGGCACAATGGGTCGCAGAGGCACTGGAGCAGGCCGTAGGGCCGTAGGCCGGGATGAAGGCAACGCCGAATCCCAGCGGCGAAGGAGAAGCCCGCCCAGTCTCCGTTCGGTTGCCTCGCACGGGATCGCCGCTCGTTTGCGGTTCTAGATGAATATGAAAAGGTATGGTTCGGGTGGCTCACGGTGAGCGCGGGCGTTGGATGCTGCTCTTGCTCTTCCTGCCGATTCAGGAGTACGGTTTTTATCATGACCAAGCCGCTTATTACTTGCTTGCCTGACGTTATGGGGGGAACTCCGGTGTTCGCTGGGACTCGCGTACCAGTGCAAACCTTGCTGGACTATCTTGAAGGCGACGAGACCATAGATGACTTTCTAGAAGGGTTTCCGACAGTCAGCCGTGAGCAGGTCGTGGCCTTTCTGGAGGAGGCCAAAGATCGCATGGTGGCGGCTGCCCTGTGAAGATCCTGCTCGACGAATGCATTGACCGCCGGCTTGCGAAAGATATCGCAGGACATGAGGTCAAAACTGTCCCCCAGATGGGATGGGCGACAATCAAAAACGACGCATTGCTGGCTCTTGCCGAAAAAAACTTCGAAGTCTTCGTTACGGTAGATCGCAACCTGTCATTCCAACAGCATCTTCCACGGTACACCATCGCGGTCATTGTCCTGCGTGCACGGAGCAACCGGTTACAAGATTTACGTCCCTTGGTGCCCAAGTTGCTAGGAATGTTGCCGATGGCGAAACGTGGGGAAGCCCTGTGGGTCAGCCTCTAACTTTGCGCTCCACCGCATCGCTGTCCGTGGCGGTTCTGTCTGAAGGCGAAACTGGCGGTGGCCGGCACGCCGCGGGCTTCTGGCTACGAATGCACGCGCGACACTTTCACCACTCCGCGCACTTTGCCGAGATTACGTATGACCCGATCTAAATCGCTGGCCGTTCCCACCATCACCTCAAAAACGTCTCGTGCGCGATTATCCGGCAAGGTGCGGACATCCGCACTCGAGATATTCAACCCCGCCTCGCTGATCGTCTTGCTCATCGCCGCCAATAACCCCGGGCGGTCCTCGCAAAACACCTCGATCTTGATCGGACGCAAATAATCGCTGCCGTGTTCCCAACTCACGTCGACGTGCCGTTGTGGGTCGCTCTCCATGAGGCGATGACATTCGTGGGCATGCACGGTGACGCCTTTCCCGCGGGTGATGACGCCTCGAATCTGCTCCCCAGGAAGTGGATTGCAGCAGCGACCGAAACGAATCAAGACATCGCCTATACCCCCGACTCGCACGGCATTGGTCGAGTCGCCGTTGGCTTTCGGTTTGATCTTTTCTAATTCGGCGGCATCTGCGGTTTGTCCCCGATGCGGGTCTGGGACCGGGGCTAGTTGGGGTAGCACGCTCCCGACGGTAATTTGTCCGTAGCCAATGGCGGCGAAGAGTGTTTCTTCGTCTTTGAAGCCAAAGTTGCTCAGAACAGCCTCGATTTTGCCCTTCTTTCGCAATACGGCGAGGTCGAGAGTATGGCGGGACAATTCCTGTTCTAGCAGGTTACGCCCGAGAGCGACGCTGCGTTCGCGCTGTTGGGATTTCACCCATTGGCGAATGCGCGCTTTCGCTTTCGAGGTGCTGACGATTTTGAGCCAGTCTTTTCCCGGTGTCTGTTGTCCTGAAGTGATGATCTCGATCGTGTCTCCGTTTTGCAGTTGGTGACGGAGTGGCACGAGACGACCATTGGCGCGGGCTCTGGCACAGTGGTTCCCGACTTCCGAATGCACACGGTACGCAAAATCGATGATGGTCGCGCCTTTGGGGAAGCTATAAAGGTCGCCTTTGGGGGTGAAGGCATACACCTCTTCGGTGAATAGGTCCTCTTTGACCGTATGGAGGAACTCCTGAGGGTCATTGACCTGCTGTTGCCACTCCATCATCTCGCGCAGCCAGGCGAAGCGTTGGGCTTCTTCCGGTCCGCGGCGTCCCTCTTTGTAGCTCCAATGCGCGGCGATGCCCTCCTC includes:
- a CDS encoding DUF433 domain-containing protein, whose amino-acid sequence is MTKPLITCLPDVMGGTPVFAGTRVPVQTLLDYLEGDETIDDFLEGFPTVSREQVVAFLEEAKDRMVAAAL
- a CDS encoding type II toxin-antitoxin system HicB family antitoxin; protein product: MAYKGYLAHITFDEQANLFHGEVVNIRDVVTFQGQSVDALRQAFADSIEDYLSFCTERGEAPEQPFSGRFTVRLSPEQHRKVILAAEQAGKDMAQWVAEALEQAVGP
- a CDS encoding bifunctional (p)ppGpp synthetase/guanosine-3',5'-bis(diphosphate) 3'-pyrophosphohydrolase, with protein sequence MTLETLVEKVRCYNADAQTALIEKAYHFSERMHQGQTRLSGEPYFVHPLEVAKIISDMKLDVPSIVTGLLHDTVEDTLASLDQVKKEFGPEIAALVDGVTKISKINFKTREERQAENFRKMIVAMAQDIRVILVKLADRTHNMRTLAYLSEEKQREIAEETLEIYAPLAHRLGIYWIKSDLEDNALRALHPEVYAQLKQAVAKKKAERERYIAEVIGILQQKLTEAEITAEIYGRPKHFYSIYQKMQTQNLLFDQIYDLVAFRILVASVRECYEALGVVHSHWRPVPGRFKDYIALPKANLYQSLHTTVIGPYGERIEVQIRTQDMHRTAEEGIAAHWSYKEGRRGPEEAQRFAWLREMMEWQQQVNDPQEFLHTVKEDLFTEEVYAFTPKGDLYSFPKGATIIDFAYRVHSEVGNHCARARANGRLVPLRHQLQNGDTIEIITSGQQTPGKDWLKIVSTSKAKARIRQWVKSQQRERSVALGRNLLEQELSRHTLDLAVLRKKGKIEAVLSNFGFKDEETLFAAIGYGQITVGSVLPQLAPVPDPHRGQTADAAELEKIKPKANGDSTNAVRVGGIGDVLIRFGRCCNPLPGEQIRGVITRGKGVTVHAHECHRLMESDPQRHVDVSWEHGSDYLRPIKIEVFCEDRPGLLAAMSKTISEAGLNISSADVRTLPDNRARDVFEVMVGTASDLDRVIRNLGKVRGVVKVSRVHS
- a CDS encoding type II toxin-antitoxin system HicA family toxin; translation: MTTRHRRTLQAIFENPVRANIPWVDMESLLRACGAEISEGRGSRVRIALHGVRAVFHRPHPQKETDKGAVVSMRRFLTEAGIEP
- a CDS encoding DUF5615 family PIN-like protein, which produces MKILLDECIDRRLAKDIAGHEVKTVPQMGWATIKNDALLALAEKNFEVFVTVDRNLSFQQHLPRYTIAVIVLRARSNRLQDLRPLVPKLLGMLPMAKRGEALWVSL